The Deltaproteobacteria bacterium nucleotide sequence ATTACCGAACAGGCAAGCCTCTCCGACCCTGGCCGGATTTCGGCGGTGTCACCCAGATAAAGCGTGCCGGAATCGATGACGTACAGGCGGTTTCCGCTTATCGCCATGTCGGTGGGAGCTGCCAGGAGCCTGTCCTCTGAGTCTGAAAGGAGCACGGAACCGGAATTTTCCCGGTCCAGGAAAAAAGTCCCTTCCAGCGCGGCCCAAGCCCGCAGAATAATAGAGCGCACATCATTGCCGCCCTGCCCTGTCCTGCCTTCCGTCTGTTTCAGCATGGTGCGGAGGGCCGTTTTGTCGCCCCTGGCAAGGGCCTTTTCCACTGCCGATTTAAACGCCTCCACATCATAAATCGCGGACGGTTTTTCGATTCCGCCCTTTTTGACGCCGACCGGGGAGGCGATGAAAACGGAAAAGAGCCGGATCACGATAAGGGCCGTGGCTGCAATAATGACCAGAATTGCGATTATGCCTGTGATTTTTTTTACGGACATGCGTTTCCGCCAACAATTTCAAATGCCGTTAAAATTTTTTCCGCCCACGCGCCTGGCCGTGGGATCATCAAAACCGAAGCCTGTTTGATTCATCCTATAGACGGGAGTTTAATGTGTCAACAAGGGCAAACAAGGGCTTCTTCCGGGGGGCTTGGAAAAAAAAGGCGGATTTGAAAAAGTGTTTTGACGGCTGGGGGGAAAAGCTGGCGGGGAGCGAAAGCCGGTATTTACCGGCCCTGGCCCCCCGCCGTAAAACTTTATCCGATGCACCGCCCTTAGCGCCAGTGGATGACCGGGGCCTTTCTTGCGGGCATCCGGCTATACTTGAACTTGGGATGCCCAAGCATCACCGCGCCGAAAATTTCGTGTTTTTCGGGCAGTTGCATGGCCTCTTTCAGGGGCTTCCACAATCTTGAAGCGGCTATGAAGTACCCGGCCCAGCAGGTGCCGAGGCCCAGGCTGGGGGCCGCAAGTTCCATTGTGGTGGTGGCGATGACGCAGGCGTCCGGGGCCATGGTGGAGCCCTTTTCCCCGCAGGCCGCCACCAGGGCTGGCGCACCGCGCAGGATGGCGTCGAAGCCGAAATCCCAGGCCATTGTCATGATGTCCATGTGCATGGTCTTGGCGAAATCAGGGTGGCTCTTCATGACGCTTTTGCACCAGTCTATCACGTGCGCGGCCAGGGCCTTCACCTTTTCCTGGTCCAGGACCACCAGCCAGCTCACGGGCTGGGAGTTGTGGCCCGACTGGGCGTAGCGGGCGATGTCTATGAGCCTTGCCGCCTCGTCCCTGGTGACCGGCTTGTCGGTGAACTCCCTCACCGACCTGCGGGAGCGGATGAACTGTTCGGCCTGCTCGGCTGAAATCTTCAATTCCTTTTTTATGGGCGGGCAGCCTTCAACGGGCATGTCCCTGTGGCTGAAGGCCGCCGTGGGGCAGACGGCAACGCAATGGCCGCACCTTATGCAGGCCTCGTCGGCATTGGGGGCGGGGCCCGGAAAGGCTTCCTTGGAAGGCGGGCGGATTATGGCCATGGGGCAAACCATGGCGCAAAGCCCGTCCTTGTTGCACAGGGACTCGTCAACCGAAAAAAGCTCCACGAAAGAATGTCTCCTATCCGAAAATGGCGTTTATGAAACAGCCCCCGCTGTCGGGAAGAATCACCGTGAGTTCGTCTTCCACTATAGGGGTGGGAATGGACGGGCCTATGGGGTCGGTGATTACGCCGTCGGCCACCCCGTCCGCATCGCCCCAGCCTCCGTCTATCAGGAGAACCCTGAAGGTGCGGCTGTTCACCTTGGTCACGTAAGCTGAGTAATCGTACCAGCCCGTGAAATAGCTCCACTTGTACCAGATATTGTTCGCCGGTGTGTCGTAGTTGAGCCGTAGGGTGGCAACCACCTGGGCTCCGATGGTTGGCGTCTTGATTTTAAAGGTGACAAGCCCCACGGGAAAGGTGCGCGGCGCGCTGCTTATGGCCGAGGACGGAAGAGCCTGGATGCTCTCGATCTTGAACCCCTGATCCTTGTATTCGTTCAGGTCCACTCCGAAAAGCGCGTTTCCGGTAAAGGTTTTGACCACCTTTATGCGATCGGGCTCAAGGTTGTCGTCGGTATCGTTGCCGTTTAAGTCCGTGCCGTCCGGGGCCTGCTGCCAGGGAAGGATTCCCCTGCCGTTGTCAACCTTAAGGGACCAGACCTTGTTCGTGCGAAGCTGCTCAAGGTTGATGCCGCCCGCAACGTAAATGACATAGCCTTCGGAATCCGAACCCGCCAAAAAAGTTGTGTTGCCCGACACGCCTTCGGGCAGGGATTCTGAAATTTCCCAGGAAAGCCTAACAGCCGGATCGTAAATCGCCACGGCCTGGCTTGGGAAGGCCGCCATGCCCTGGTTGCCGCCGATCAGGAAAAACCTGTCCCTTACATTCGGAACAATGTGCCCTGTGGGAAAGCGCCTTGGTATTTTAATGGTTCCCATGTTTAAGGTGTACCAGGTATCGGTGCGAATGTTATAGGCAACCACGTTTCCGACCGGGCCGCTTGAGTTCTGCCCCCCCATCAGGTAGACGGTGCTTCCCGCAAGACCCATTGCCGGCCCCCCGGTCAGATATTCGGCAGGAATGACGGTGGCTTCCCGCCAGGTCTTCAGGGCCGGGTTATAGGCAAGCACGCTCTGAACCAGGTTGCCGTTGTTGTCCGCGCCGCCGAATACGAAAATTTCCTGGCCCCAGATGGTGGTGGTGTAGGTTACGCAGTTTGCCTGGGCCGTCAACGGCAGTCTTGGGATTTCGTCGCTCAGTATCCCGGTGGCCGGGTCATAGCTCTTTTCGAAATGATCGATCAAAAGGCCGTTGAAATGCCCGCCGAACATGTAGAGTTTGCCGTTCGTCTCAGTTCCCGTTATGTCCCTCACCCCCGTTGCCTGGTTGACGGTGCTCCAGGTATTGGCTGCCGGATCGTATATTTCCAGCGAATTTACGAGGTTCGTTCCGTCATAGCCCCCGTAAACGTAAAACTTGCCGGAAAATGTCCCGGAAGCGCTGCCGTCTCTGGCCACGTTCATGGGCGCACGGGCGGTCCAGGCGGCCCAAGCCCCGCTGGCCGCCATGAGGCAAACAACCAGGGCGATGACCGGATAAATCATTTTTTTGGCGGAGAAAAAGCGCATGTCTGGCCCTTTCCGAGAGGCTGTGGTTTTCGGCCTGCGGCCCAAAGGATGGTTGTTTAGAGTCGAAATCAGGCTGTTCAGGGTTTCCGGGCGGGCGACAGGCCATCTTCCGGGTTTGCTTTTAAGCCTCCAGACGCCCCAAGGTCCTCCGTCAAAAATCCTTTGGCCCGAAAATGACCGGCGGCTGGGCGGCTGGAGAACTTTTGGCCGGCGCGGGTTTGGCCGCAGGGGCCTTTGATTCGGGCGCAGTCCTGGAATCCGCCTTGGGCGGCGCTGACTCCTTTTTGGTTGGGGGCGCAGCCGGGGGGTCCGCCTTCTTTTTTTGCGGCGGCTTGGGTTTGGGTAAAAATTCCTGCACGAAACTCAATGGCATGGGCTTTTCGGTTTTGAGCAATTCCCTTGGGATGAC carries:
- a CDS encoding nitroreductase family protein, which produces MELFSVDESLCNKDGLCAMVCPMAIIRPPSKEAFPGPAPNADEACIRCGHCVAVCPTAAFSHRDMPVEGCPPIKKELKISAEQAEQFIRSRRSVREFTDKPVTRDEAARLIDIARYAQSGHNSQPVSWLVVLDQEKVKALAAHVIDWCKSVMKSHPDFAKTMHMDIMTMAWDFGFDAILRGAPALVAACGEKGSTMAPDACVIATTTMELAAPSLGLGTCWAGYFIAASRLWKPLKEAMQLPEKHEIFGAVMLGHPKFKYSRMPARKAPVIHWR